In Labrus bergylta chromosome 6, fLabBer1.1, whole genome shotgun sequence, the following proteins share a genomic window:
- the itpa gene encoding inosine triphosphate pyrophosphatase, whose amino-acid sequence MAVPAGRSVVFVTGNAKKLEEVIQILGDTFPYKLVSRKIDLPEYQGEPDDISIQKCKEAARQVDGPVIVEDTCLCFKALGGLPGPYIKWFLDKLQPEGLHKLLAGFEDKSAWALCTFAFSAGKDEPVELFRGETQGKIVDPRGPRDFGWDPCFQPNGYDKTYAELPKEVKNSISHRYRALAAMSEHFRQTNNTSPQNKKKKQED is encoded by the exons ATGGCGGTGCCTGCAGGAAGGTCTGTGGTGTTCGTGACTGGAAATGCGAAAAAACTGGAAGAG GTCATCCAGATCCTCGGAGACACGTTTCCCTACAAACTGGTGTCCAGAAAGATTGACT TGCCGGAGTACCAAGGAGAGCCCGATGACATCTCCATACAGAAGTGTAAGGAGGCCGCTCGGCAG GTGGACGGGCCGGTCATAGTGGAGGACACCTGTCTGTGTTTCAAGGCTCTGGGGGGGCTGCCAGGTCCGTACAT aaaatgGTTCCTGGATAAACTGCAGCCAGAAG GTTTGCACAAACTGCTGGCCGGGTTTGAGGATAAATCAGCGTGGGCTCTCTGCACTTTTGCATTCTCTGCTGGGAAAGATGAACCAGTTGAGCTGTTCAGAGGGGAAACACAG GGGAAAATAGTGGATCCCAGGGGCCCTCGAGACTTTGGATGGGATCCCTGTTTCCAGCCAAACGGATACGACAAAAC CTACGCTGAACTGCCCAAAGAAGTGAAGAACAGTATCTCTCACCGCTACCGAGCACTGGCTGCCATGTCTGAACACTTCAGGCAAACCAACAACACCTCACCgcagaacaagaagaagaaacaggaggACTGA
- the mettl13 gene encoding eEF1A lysine and N-terminal methyltransferase codes for MSLLPRSAEEFSSAEFWEKFFKKRGEKAFEWYGDYNSLCGLVHRYIKVPDQVLVVGCGNSELSEQLYDVGYKHLTNIDISETVVTHMNQRNVERRPGLTFQQVDATKTPYEDGSFQAALDKGTLDAMASEEEGSLARNMLTEVCRVLSVGGRYVCVTLAQESVIRLAVEHFVQQGWAVRLHCLQEERGKEEDSFALPVFVLVCTKFRQPMPSPLLEMCVGEDGAPARLSQVAELLSAVREHQAYAVLRKRLRTGTDACSNLSLTLCHITTGLPRYTLTVQDCPPAAKMPRSNQFAIFIVPQGSETAWLYSSIEGRRQLAASANFRRLVIVAMHRNQEYTDMQAVQSELSPMVMDLAPPGMPANQQVPFLSVGGDLGWREEVSRGLSELSGEYCVENVRGEDGELYRRLVFLSNTALVQSESRLVPSNTASGNKKKNKKKVKQTVAPSCTSSLLVDSGFLCCAHHEVMVCGLAMLGVGTPQYKDGPVSVLLVGLGGGGLPQFLRDFVPNVCVEVVELDPVVLEVAKEWFGFRPDDRLTVTLGDGLERITALQEEGAHLFDVIMFDVDNKDSSVGMSCPPAAFVETPILQKVRSLLTPRGVFTLNLVCRDSVLRKTVLERVSAVFPTILSRNIEGEVNEVLLCSPGEKEMSDAARILPSLKQAGQSLQVALSSDKSGSSRRPHINISELLKDMKIE; via the exons ATGAGTCTGTTACCCCGCAGCGCGGAGGAGTTCAGCTCCGCGGAGTTCTGGGAGAAGTTCTttaagaagagaggagagaaagcgTTTGAGTGGTACGGAGACTACAACAGTCTGTGCGGGCTCGTGCACAGGTACATCAAAGTCCCGGATCAG GTTTTGGTGGTCGGTTGTGGAAACTCTGAGCTGAGTGAGCAGCTGTACGATGTCGGCTACAAACACCTGACTAACATCGACATCAGCGAGACGGTGGTGACGCACATGAATCAGAGGAACGTAGAGCGCCGGCCCGGCCTCACCTTCCAGCAGGTCGACGCTACAAAGACTCCGTACGAGGATGGCAGCTTCCAGGCGGCTCTGGATAAGGGCACGCTGGACGCCATGGCGtcagaagaggaggggagtcTGGCCAGGAACATGCTCACTGAG GTGTGCCGTGTGCTGAGTGTGGGCGGGCGCTACGTCTGTGTGACTCTGGCTCAGGAGAGCGTGATCCGGCTGGCTGTGGAGCACTTTGTTCAGCAGGGCTGGGCGGTTAGGCTGCACTGCCTGCAGGAGGAACGTGGGAAAGAGGAGGACTCCTTCGCTCTGCCTGTCTTTGTTCTGGTCTGCACCAAGTTTAGACAGCCGATGCCCTCCCCGCTCCTGGAGATGTGTGTGGGGGAGGACGGAGCTCCCGCTCGGCTCTCACAGGTAGCAGAGCTGTTGTCAGCCGTGAGGGAGCATCAGGCGTACGCTGTCCTGAGAAAGAGGCTCAGAACAGGCACGGACGCCTGCTCAAACCTCTCCCTCACACTCTGCCACATTACGACCGGCCTCCCCAGATACACACTCACAGTACAGGACTGCCCCCCTGCAGCCAAGATGCCCAGATCAAACCAGTTTGCTATTTTTATTG TTCCTCAGGGCAGTGAGACGGCGTGGCTATACAGCTCCATTGAGGGCAGGAGGCAGCTAGCAGCCAGTGCTAACTTCAGGCGCCTGGTTATTGTGGCGATGCACAGGAATCAGGAGTACACAGACATGCAGGCCGTCCAGTCAGAACTGTCCCCCATGGTGATGGACCTGGCACCTCCGGGCATGCCTGCCAACCAGCAG GTGCCGTTCCTGTCTGTCGGAGGAGACCTGGGTTGGCGGGAGGAGGTCAGCAGGGGGCTGAGTGAGCTGAGTGGGGAATACTGCGTGGAGAACGTcagaggagaagatggagaaCTGTACAGGAGACTCGTTTTTCTCTCTAACACTGCccttgtccaatcagaaagcCGTCTGGTCCCTTCAAATACTg CATCAGgtaacaagaagaaaaacaaaaaaaaggtgaagcAGACGGTGGCTCCATCCTGTACCTCCTCACTGTTAGTGGACAGCGGCTTCCTCTGTTGCGCTCACCATGAGGTGATGGTGTGTGGCCTCGCCATGCTGGGGGTGGGAACGCCACAGTACAAAG ACGGACCTGTGTCGGTGCTGCTGGTGGGGCTGGGTGGAGGAGGCCTGCCTCAGTTCCTGCGGGACTTTGTGCCAAACGTCTGTGTGGAGGTGGTGGAGCTGGACCCTGTCGTGTTGGAGGTGGCGAAGGAATGGTTCGGGTTCAGGCCAGATGATCGGTTGACGGTCACTCTGGGAGACGGCCTTGAACGCATCACTGCCCTGCAAGAAGAAG GTGCTCATTTGTTTGACGTTATCATGTTCGATGTGGACAATAAGGACAGCTCTGTGGGGATGAGCTGTCCACCTGCTGCCTTTGTAGAAACGCcaattctgcagaaagtccgcTCACTGCTGACACCCAGAG GTGTGTTCACACTGAACCTGGTGTGTCGGGACTCGGTTTTGAGGAAAACGGTGTTGGAGCGAGTGAGCGCCGTGTTTCCCACCATCCTCTCCAGAAACATCGAGGGAGAAGTCAATGAAGTTCTCCTGTGCTCTCCCGGAGAAAAGGAAATGTCGGACGCCGCTCGCATCCTTCCATCGTTGAAGCAGGCGGGTCAGAGTCTGCAGGTCGCTTTGAGCTCTGACAAGTCCGGGAGCAGCAGGAGGCCTCATATAAACATTTCTGAGCTGCTGAAGGACATGAAAATAGAGTGA